Proteins from a single region of Polynucleobacter sp. KF022:
- a CDS encoding restriction endonuclease has translation MSFVVFLVLAGVGLLIAFSFIKVAFDVLQGIVKLFDFYAGKLVGVLTKMLGQGSSPAVIKLDPRLLDIKLSTGHEEQLKALSTYSASFAPIKTVRAPVWVRPAALSVHQYDPSAATAISIESLSEMLTPSPSIKASLENALAQIKPFPEAAPVKGEPVKPPPEAPVLVPTSDIEPPSIDIPLYTGWKSFLNRFVIAQYADQVKQVEKAEKNRLTLLEFEQSRAAEFQAASEKAKAIYEKLHKQQELDFEEQHLRWRNLKEAWETEAEKDRVKIQEELDLLTSGDLDSMASILFKYLKLPRWVPTEYEIGYDPEADIVILEHELPDVGAVVWQKFVEQKAGYVRKPANQKESKQAAELLYPTLALKLSYEISTQLNLSDQKAIVFNGWSNFVVKATGNQKRAYCVALMSKVSQLKELNLAQLDPLVAFGSLKGVAAKTLELTPIAPAITINMNDPRFVDNKEIVGKLSSEQNLASMDWEDFEHLCRELFERVFASNGAEVKVTQASRDQGVDAVIMDPDPIRGGKMVVQAKRYVNTVDVSAVRDLYGTMMNEGAMKGILVCTSQFGQESYAFIQGKPLTLINGNELLGLLEQHGYKFRIDLEEARKMMKDAGTTVAGRNKYAGVTHFKSEE, from the coding sequence ATGTCTTTTGTTGTGTTCCTCGTTCTTGCTGGCGTTGGTTTACTTATTGCGTTTAGCTTTATTAAAGTTGCCTTTGACGTCTTGCAGGGGATAGTTAAGCTGTTTGATTTTTATGCAGGGAAGTTGGTTGGGGTGCTTACCAAAATGCTAGGCCAAGGTAGTTCTCCAGCAGTAATCAAACTCGATCCAAGGCTGCTCGATATTAAGTTGTCCACTGGGCATGAAGAACAATTAAAAGCTCTATCAACTTATTCAGCCAGCTTCGCACCAATCAAAACAGTACGTGCTCCAGTTTGGGTTAGGCCAGCAGCACTATCAGTTCACCAATATGACCCATCTGCTGCAACGGCGATCAGTATTGAAAGCCTGTCAGAGATGCTCACACCATCGCCATCAATCAAAGCATCACTTGAAAATGCGTTAGCTCAGATCAAACCGTTCCCAGAAGCTGCGCCTGTTAAAGGTGAGCCAGTTAAACCGCCGCCTGAAGCACCAGTATTAGTACCAACATCAGACATAGAGCCACCATCAATAGACATCCCGTTGTACACCGGCTGGAAGTCATTCTTAAACCGTTTTGTTATCGCGCAATATGCCGATCAAGTTAAACAGGTTGAGAAGGCAGAAAAAAATCGACTGACCTTGTTGGAGTTTGAACAGTCCAGAGCGGCAGAGTTTCAAGCCGCCTCAGAGAAAGCCAAGGCCATTTACGAGAAGCTGCATAAACAACAAGAGCTAGATTTTGAAGAGCAACACCTGCGCTGGAGAAATTTAAAAGAAGCATGGGAAACCGAAGCAGAGAAAGATCGAGTAAAGATTCAAGAAGAGCTCGACTTACTTACTAGCGGTGATTTGGATTCAATGGCTTCGATACTATTTAAGTACCTCAAGCTACCAAGATGGGTTCCAACTGAATACGAGATTGGTTATGACCCAGAGGCCGACATTGTTATCTTGGAGCATGAGCTGCCTGACGTTGGTGCTGTTGTGTGGCAGAAGTTTGTTGAACAAAAAGCAGGCTACGTTAGAAAGCCAGCAAACCAAAAAGAATCCAAGCAAGCCGCTGAGTTGCTTTATCCAACTCTGGCATTGAAGTTGTCCTATGAGATATCCACACAGTTAAACCTGAGTGATCAGAAAGCCATTGTGTTTAATGGATGGTCTAACTTTGTGGTCAAGGCAACAGGCAATCAAAAACGCGCTTACTGTGTTGCACTCATGTCCAAGGTAAGTCAGCTAAAAGAACTAAATCTTGCGCAACTCGATCCACTAGTAGCATTTGGTTCATTGAAAGGTGTTGCTGCCAAGACGTTAGAACTCACGCCAATCGCACCAGCCATCACGATCAATATGAATGACCCGCGTTTTGTAGATAACAAAGAGATAGTTGGTAAGTTATCAAGTGAGCAAAATCTGGCGAGCATGGACTGGGAAGACTTTGAACATCTGTGTCGCGAGTTGTTTGAGCGTGTGTTTGCCTCTAATGGCGCAGAGGTAAAGGTTACTCAAGCCTCCAGAGATCAGGGTGTCGACGCTGTAATCATGGACCCAGACCCGATCCGTGGCGGCAAGATGGTAGTTCAAGCCAAACGCTACGTTAATACTGTGGACGTATCCGCAGTTAGAGACCTTTACGGCACCATGATGAATGAGGGGGCTATGAAAGGTATCTTGGTCTGCACAAGCCAGTTTGGCCAAGAGTCATACGCTTTCATCCAAGGTAAACCGCTGACCTTAATTAATGGTAATGAGTTGCTTGGGCTACTAGAGCAGCATGGTTATAAATTCCGGATTGATTTGGAAGAGGCCAGAAAGATGATGAAGGACGCAGGTACCACTGTGGCGGGTCGGAATAAATACGCTGGTGTGACACACTTCAAAAGCGAGGAATAA
- a CDS encoding DNA internalization-related competence protein ComEC/Rec2, with the protein MHLISISGLHVTMLAGVGASFAAFIWRRRTWPLIAPVSKVAAISGFITAFVYAWLAGFQIPAQRTMYMVGVVAFALWTGRNPRSFDIWWWALAFVLLVDPMAPYTPGFWLSFGAVAAILYAMGDSSGLVGVPTGKELEVHWQQRMLQALKEACRVQAVITLSLLPFTLYWFYQVSIVSPLANAFAIPLVSYIVTPLAILGAMLPEFIGRWLIWPAHAAMEYLAVVLEWMAGWSWSVVWSKQPEWWALLISGLGIVYAIRPGDILDAWKWRVLGIAFCIPLFAPAIQPLSSFLLGHGEFRASVLDIGQGTAVLIETKNRRLLYDTGPIQGKKDDAGQRIILPYLRGTGIDHIDRMVISHSDSDHVGGAATLLKHIHFDSMIGSLPSNNPLLQNLQARKVPSIPCRFGQRWEWDGIEFVIWHPHEATIFSNQHPEKPNEMSCVLEVRNKQSSLWLTGDVEKQGEAEITERLDDVMLQEIGDRELIFMAPHHGSKTSSSLALLRRLNPDQAFAQNGYRNRYGHPHADITARYRYLDIPFYQTPETGAQSWLFKSNTKSSTQFWRHDIKRLWHR; encoded by the coding sequence TTGCACTTAATCTCCATATCAGGGTTACATGTCACGATGTTGGCTGGTGTTGGTGCATCTTTTGCGGCCTTTATCTGGCGTCGACGTACTTGGCCTCTGATTGCACCGGTCAGCAAGGTTGCAGCAATCTCTGGATTCATCACGGCATTTGTTTATGCATGGTTAGCCGGCTTTCAGATTCCGGCACAAAGAACTATGTATATGGTTGGTGTCGTAGCTTTTGCCTTATGGACCGGCAGAAATCCTCGATCGTTTGATATCTGGTGGTGGGCCCTCGCCTTTGTATTGCTGGTTGATCCTATGGCGCCATACACACCTGGCTTTTGGTTATCTTTTGGCGCAGTGGCTGCCATCTTGTATGCGATGGGTGATTCATCTGGTTTGGTGGGGGTTCCAACCGGCAAAGAATTAGAGGTGCATTGGCAACAACGTATGTTGCAAGCCCTAAAGGAAGCGTGTCGCGTGCAGGCTGTTATCACTCTTTCGCTCCTACCATTTACTTTGTATTGGTTTTATCAAGTCTCTATTGTTTCGCCATTAGCAAATGCATTTGCTATTCCATTGGTCAGTTATATCGTTACGCCACTAGCAATTCTCGGAGCCATGCTCCCAGAATTTATTGGGCGTTGGTTGATATGGCCCGCCCATGCTGCGATGGAATATTTGGCAGTTGTGCTTGAATGGATGGCGGGCTGGAGTTGGTCTGTGGTCTGGTCAAAGCAGCCGGAATGGTGGGCGCTATTGATCTCTGGATTAGGAATTGTTTATGCGATCCGTCCAGGTGATATTTTGGATGCATGGAAGTGGAGGGTGCTGGGCATTGCCTTTTGCATCCCGTTATTTGCTCCAGCGATCCAGCCATTAAGTTCATTTCTCCTTGGTCATGGAGAATTTAGAGCAAGTGTTCTGGATATCGGTCAAGGTACTGCAGTGCTTATTGAGACTAAAAACAGAAGACTACTTTATGACACTGGACCCATTCAGGGTAAGAAAGATGATGCTGGGCAGAGAATTATTTTGCCCTATTTGCGTGGCACAGGAATCGATCATATAGATCGCATGGTAATTAGTCATAGTGATAGCGATCATGTGGGAGGGGCTGCAACATTACTCAAGCACATTCATTTTGATTCGATGATCGGTTCCTTACCCAGCAACAATCCTTTATTACAAAATTTGCAAGCCAGAAAAGTCCCAAGTATTCCCTGTAGATTTGGGCAACGCTGGGAATGGGATGGCATCGAGTTTGTCATTTGGCATCCTCATGAGGCAACGATATTTTCTAATCAACATCCTGAAAAGCCCAATGAGATGAGTTGCGTGCTAGAGGTCCGTAACAAACAGAGTTCTCTTTGGTTGACGGGCGATGTTGAAAAACAAGGTGAAGCTGAGATTACTGAGCGATTAGACGATGTAATGCTGCAAGAAATTGGTGATAGAGAGTTGATTTTTATGGCACCCCATCATGGCAGCAAAACATCTTCTTCGTTGGCGCTTCTAAGACGATTAAATCCTGATCAAGCATTTGCACAAAATGGTTACCGCAATCGTTATGGGCACCCTCATGCGGATATAACGGCGCGTTACCGATATTTGGATATCCCCTTTTATCAAACGCCTGAAACAGGAGCGCAGAGTTGGTTATTTAAAAGTAATACCAAGTCTTCGACACAATTTTGGCGGCATGATATAAAACGTCTATGGCATCGATAG
- a CDS encoding glycine zipper family protein, protein MNKLLALCSLVIVVTVGCAGANVRPLVDMKGVNESAYEKDLSECQAYAQQQSGMGETAAKGAGAGAVVGGLLGLVTGGNKTGIAQAAGAGAVVGAAGGAFTGNQAQEAVVKRCLSGRGYKVLN, encoded by the coding sequence ATGAATAAATTACTAGCCCTATGCTCCTTAGTTATTGTCGTTACAGTTGGTTGTGCTGGCGCGAATGTGCGCCCCTTGGTAGATATGAAGGGTGTAAATGAAAGTGCATATGAAAAAGATCTAAGTGAATGCCAGGCTTATGCACAGCAACAATCTGGCATGGGTGAGACTGCTGCTAAAGGGGCTGGCGCTGGCGCAGTTGTTGGTGGCTTGTTAGGTCTTGTTACTGGTGGTAATAAAACAGGTATTGCCCAAGCAGCTGGTGCTGGTGCGGTCGTTGGTGCTGCTGGAGGCGCCTTTACAGGCAACCAAGCTCAGGAGGCGGTTGTGAAGAGGTGTCTGAGTGGGCGCGGTTACAAGGTTTTGAATTAA
- a CDS encoding potassium transporter Kup, whose translation MLAAIGVVFGDIGTSPLYALKECFDPHHGIAYTPEALFGVISMMIWALILVVTVKYVLFVMRADNKGEGGVLSLMALALRSFDSKSKSYFFFMIMGMLGACMLLGESVITPAISVLSAVEGIEIATPGLHKFIIPISLIILVALFLIQKYGTAAVGKLFGPITLAWFLTLAALGAWNIGDAPQIIAAVNPLYAVNFVMLHPTTAYIVMGAVVLVVTGVEALYLDMGHFGRSPVRYAWLLVVLPSLLINYLGQGALVLSDPEAIKNPFYLMVPEWALWPVVGLATAATVIASQAVISGAYSLVSQAILLGFMPRMNILHTSDSEQGQIYIPLVNWALLFMVVVTIIEFRESVNLAAAYGISVTSTMLITTILLAVVMFREWKMNFILVAFITASFFVVDFAFWTANLIKLKDGGWYPLALGLLCFTCLITWYRGRQILRKRAMEEGIQLSSFIGALLQHPPHRVEGTAVFLTAHVDYLPVSFLHNLKHNHVLHERVFFLKVSIWDVPYVNDKDRITLKDLGGNIFVVRAIYGFKETPDMGTIIQLIETHFDMKFDMMNTSFFLSRDTIVPSAIPGMAMWREKLFCWMYQNAGRQSNFFKIPANRLVELGAKVEI comes from the coding sequence ATGCTTGCGGCTATCGGCGTTGTCTTTGGTGACATCGGTACCAGCCCCCTATACGCACTTAAAGAGTGTTTTGATCCTCATCATGGCATTGCTTACACACCAGAGGCTTTGTTTGGCGTGATCTCCATGATGATCTGGGCCCTGATCTTGGTTGTAACTGTTAAATATGTCTTGTTTGTAATGCGTGCGGATAATAAGGGTGAGGGCGGTGTTCTTTCTCTCATGGCTCTTGCTTTGCGCTCATTTGATAGCAAATCCAAAAGCTATTTCTTTTTCATGATTATGGGTATGTTGGGCGCTTGCATGCTTCTTGGTGAGTCCGTAATTACTCCAGCCATTTCTGTTTTATCAGCAGTTGAGGGTATTGAGATTGCTACACCAGGCTTGCATAAATTCATCATACCTATCTCATTGATTATTTTGGTGGCCTTGTTCCTGATTCAAAAATATGGAACTGCTGCAGTAGGTAAATTATTTGGCCCAATCACATTAGCTTGGTTTCTGACATTGGCTGCTTTGGGCGCCTGGAACATTGGTGATGCACCGCAAATCATTGCGGCCGTTAATCCTTTATACGCTGTTAATTTTGTGATGTTGCACCCTACGACTGCTTACATCGTGATGGGCGCAGTGGTACTGGTTGTGACGGGTGTTGAAGCCCTCTACTTAGATATGGGTCACTTCGGACGCTCACCCGTTAGATATGCGTGGCTATTGGTTGTTTTACCAAGCTTGCTGATTAATTATCTCGGTCAGGGTGCATTAGTTCTCTCTGATCCTGAAGCGATTAAAAATCCGTTCTACTTAATGGTTCCAGAGTGGGCTCTTTGGCCTGTAGTTGGCTTGGCAACAGCCGCCACTGTGATTGCATCTCAGGCCGTAATTTCAGGGGCATATTCATTGGTGAGCCAAGCTATTTTGTTGGGCTTTATGCCACGCATGAATATTCTTCATACCTCTGATTCCGAACAAGGGCAGATCTATATTCCGCTTGTGAACTGGGCGCTCTTGTTTATGGTGGTCGTCACCATTATAGAGTTTAGAGAGTCAGTAAATTTAGCGGCTGCCTATGGTATCTCTGTGACATCCACAATGTTAATCACCACGATATTGTTGGCTGTTGTGATGTTCCGCGAATGGAAAATGAATTTTATTTTGGTGGCCTTCATCACTGCTTCATTCTTCGTTGTTGATTTTGCTTTCTGGACCGCTAATCTTATTAAGCTAAAGGATGGTGGTTGGTATCCGCTCGCGTTGGGATTGCTCTGCTTTACCTGTTTAATTACTTGGTATCGAGGACGTCAAATATTGCGTAAGCGCGCTATGGAAGAGGGTATCCAGTTAAGTAGCTTCATCGGTGCTTTATTACAGCATCCTCCCCACCGGGTTGAAGGCACTGCAGTCTTCTTGACTGCCCACGTAGACTATTTACCAGTTTCCTTCTTGCATAACTTGAAGCACAACCATGTCTTGCATGAGAGAGTATTTTTTCTCAAAGTGAGTATTTGGGATGTGCCTTACGTAAACGACAAGGATCGCATTACCTTGAAGGATCTCGGTGGAAATATCTTTGTTGTGCGAGCTATTTACGGCTTTAAAGAAACGCCAGATATGGGAACTATTATTCAGCTGATTGAAACCCATTTCGATATGAAGTTTGACATGATGAACACCTCATTCTTCTTATCTCGCGATACTATCGTTCCATCAGCAATACCGGGTATGGCGATGTGGCGCGAAAAGTTGTTCTGCTGGATGTATCAAAATGCAGGACGCCAATCGAACTTCTTTAAGATTCCTGCGAATCGTTTAGTTGAGTTGGGTGCAAAGGTCGAGATTTGA
- the radA gene encoding DNA repair protein RadA — protein sequence MAKVKTVYICQSCGGTSAKWQGQCPSCQAWNTLEEGLPETTSNARFQGLAQSLPRQKLSAITAEDLPRFSTGVEEFDRVLGGGLVPGGVVLLGGDPGIGKSTLLLQALAEMSAAGMNVLYSSGEESAAQIALRAKRIALDAPQLEVLAEIQLEKLISIMDSVKPQVLVVDSIQTLYSEVLSSAPGSVAQVRECAAQLTRAAKSSGICVLMVGHVTKDGHLAGPRVLEHIVDTVLYFEGDTHSSFRLVRSIKNRFGAVNELGVFAMTEKGLRGVTNPSAIFLSQHEQMVPGACVLVTQEGSRPLLVEIQALVDTAHVPNPRRLAVGLEQARLAMLLAVLHRHAGVACFDQDVFLNAVGGVKISEPAADLAVLLAIQSSIRNRALPKELIVFGEVGLAGEIRPCPRGQERLKEAAKLGFTVAIIPKANMPKTKIPGLKVIPVERIDQAIAAAAELS from the coding sequence TTGGCTAAAGTCAAAACGGTTTATATATGCCAGTCTTGTGGCGGTACCTCTGCAAAGTGGCAGGGTCAGTGCCCATCTTGTCAGGCCTGGAATACCTTGGAAGAGGGTCTTCCAGAAACCACCTCGAATGCTCGATTTCAGGGGTTGGCGCAATCGTTGCCACGGCAAAAGCTTTCTGCCATTACTGCTGAAGATTTGCCAAGATTCAGTACTGGAGTAGAAGAGTTTGATCGCGTACTAGGCGGAGGTTTAGTGCCTGGTGGCGTAGTGCTCTTGGGTGGCGACCCTGGAATTGGTAAATCTACTTTGTTGTTGCAGGCGCTTGCCGAGATGAGTGCTGCCGGTATGAATGTCCTCTATAGCAGTGGCGAAGAATCGGCTGCTCAGATTGCATTACGTGCAAAACGTATTGCATTGGACGCTCCTCAATTAGAGGTCTTGGCAGAGATTCAGTTGGAGAAACTGATTTCGATAATGGATTCCGTGAAGCCACAAGTATTGGTCGTGGACTCTATTCAGACTTTGTACTCAGAGGTACTCAGTTCGGCTCCTGGTTCTGTAGCCCAAGTGCGCGAGTGCGCAGCCCAATTAACCAGAGCTGCTAAATCGAGTGGCATTTGCGTATTGATGGTAGGTCACGTGACTAAGGATGGTCACCTCGCTGGCCCTAGAGTTTTAGAGCACATTGTTGATACTGTTTTGTATTTTGAAGGTGACACCCATTCTTCTTTTCGTTTAGTGCGCTCCATTAAGAATCGTTTCGGTGCTGTCAATGAGTTGGGTGTATTTGCCATGACAGAAAAAGGCTTGCGGGGCGTTACTAATCCATCAGCTATTTTCTTGTCACAACATGAGCAAATGGTTCCAGGCGCTTGCGTACTAGTCACGCAAGAAGGTAGCAGACCTTTGTTGGTAGAGATTCAGGCCCTAGTTGATACAGCGCATGTACCCAATCCTCGCCGCTTAGCTGTTGGCCTGGAGCAGGCTCGCTTAGCCATGCTCTTGGCGGTATTACATCGTCATGCCGGCGTGGCTTGCTTTGATCAGGACGTTTTCTTAAATGCGGTAGGTGGCGTCAAGATTTCTGAGCCAGCTGCGGACTTAGCCGTCTTGCTAGCAATTCAATCATCGATTCGTAACCGCGCATTACCAAAAGAGTTAATCGTGTTTGGTGAGGTTGGTTTGGCTGGAGAGATTCGCCCTTGTCCCCGTGGTCAGGAACGTTTGAAAGAGGCGGCTAAGTTGGGCTTCACCGTAGCCATCATTCCAAAAGCCAATATGCCTAAAACTAAAATTCCAGGCTTAAAGGTAATTCCAGTTGAAAGAATTGATCAGGCTATTGCCGCAGCTGCAGAACTGAGTTAA
- the prmB gene encoding 50S ribosomal protein L3 N(5)-glutamine methyltransferase, whose product MDPESQQHLSVNQCIDQIAQNLEAANLHYGHGAIDPQSEALWIVSKQLGLSPTEALDHLDDAITAEQQQKASAVADTRISTRKPLAYILGEAWLMGVPFFCSEQSIVPRSWIAELIVDGSLEPWLPADGKALDLCTGNGSLAILLALSCPDIHVSACDISMPALSVAARNVDRHGLNSQVELLDGDLWDALPEPNEDNLFDLIICNPPYVNTASMSTLPAEYHAEPELALAGGDDGMDLIRRILAQAPDYLSERGAILLEIGNEYENFKNAFPQIPAIWMEVSAGEEQVLLIQAEDLR is encoded by the coding sequence ATGGACCCTGAGTCTCAGCAACACCTTAGCGTGAACCAGTGCATCGATCAGATTGCACAAAATCTTGAAGCAGCAAATTTGCACTACGGCCATGGGGCAATCGATCCACAAAGCGAAGCTCTGTGGATTGTTAGCAAACAACTTGGCCTCAGCCCAACAGAAGCACTAGATCATTTAGACGATGCAATCACTGCAGAGCAGCAGCAAAAAGCATCTGCCGTTGCCGATACCAGGATCTCTACTCGCAAGCCACTAGCCTATATCTTGGGCGAAGCATGGCTGATGGGTGTGCCATTCTTTTGCAGTGAGCAAAGTATTGTGCCGCGCTCCTGGATTGCTGAGCTCATCGTTGATGGCTCACTAGAGCCTTGGTTACCAGCTGATGGCAAAGCGCTAGACCTTTGTACCGGTAATGGCTCACTCGCAATCCTCTTGGCGCTTTCTTGCCCTGATATTCATGTGAGCGCTTGCGATATCAGCATGCCCGCACTCTCAGTTGCAGCGCGCAACGTGGATCGCCATGGCCTGAACTCCCAAGTAGAACTTTTAGACGGAGATCTCTGGGATGCGCTGCCAGAGCCAAATGAAGATAATCTCTTCGATCTCATTATTTGCAATCCGCCTTATGTAAATACTGCTTCTATGAGCACTCTCCCCGCTGAATATCACGCAGAGCCAGAGTTGGCTTTAGCTGGTGGCGATGATGGCATGGATTTAATCAGACGTATTCTTGCTCAAGCGCCTGATTACTTATCAGAGCGCGGTGCTATCTTGCTCGAGATTGGGAATGAGTATGAGAACTTTAAGAATGCATTCCCACAAATCCCTGCGATTTGGATGGAAGTATCCGCAGGCGAAGAACAAGTCTTATTGATTCAGGCGGAAGATCTGCGCTAG
- the dapE gene encoding succinyl-diaminopimelate desuccinylase gives MSATLELTEALIACHSVTPADGGCQDLIAKRLQALGFHTESVVSGPENFQVTNLWAIKKGKAGDQGKVLVFAGHTDVVPTGPLEKWTNDPFTPTIRDGMLFGRGAADMKTSLAGFVVATEEFVTAHPDHRGSIAFLITSDEEGPANDGTVIMCERLQKHGQRLDYCVIGEPTSVDQLGDMIKNGRRGSLSGKLRVKGIQAHIAYPHLGKNPIHLSAPAISALVETEWDKGNQYFQPTSFQISNVHAGTGANNVIPGELVIDFNFRFSTESKPEQLRERLEKILQDAGLDFEIDWVLGGSPFITGDGDLAGALRKAIKAETNIDTELSTTGGTSDGRFIAKICKEVVEFGPLNATSHKIDECVIVDDVVPLKNIYRKTLEQLIA, from the coding sequence ATGAGCGCCACCCTTGAGCTCACCGAAGCTCTCATCGCCTGCCATTCCGTAACACCGGCTGATGGTGGCTGCCAAGATTTAATTGCAAAACGTCTTCAAGCACTTGGTTTTCATACTGAGAGCGTGGTGAGTGGCCCTGAAAATTTTCAGGTAACAAACTTGTGGGCGATTAAAAAAGGTAAAGCTGGTGATCAAGGCAAAGTCTTAGTGTTTGCAGGACACACCGATGTAGTGCCAACAGGCCCATTAGAAAAATGGACGAACGACCCATTTACACCAACGATTCGTGACGGCATGCTCTTTGGACGTGGCGCGGCGGATATGAAAACCTCCCTCGCTGGTTTTGTAGTGGCTACGGAAGAATTTGTCACTGCGCACCCAGATCATCGAGGCTCCATTGCCTTTTTAATCACCAGTGATGAGGAAGGTCCTGCGAATGATGGCACAGTCATCATGTGTGAACGTTTACAAAAGCATGGTCAACGTTTGGACTATTGCGTCATCGGTGAGCCCACATCAGTAGATCAGCTTGGCGACATGATTAAGAACGGTCGTCGTGGCTCTCTATCGGGCAAGCTCAGAGTAAAAGGTATTCAGGCACATATCGCCTACCCTCACTTAGGCAAGAACCCCATTCATCTTTCTGCACCAGCGATTTCTGCATTAGTAGAGACCGAATGGGATAAAGGCAATCAATACTTTCAGCCTACTAGCTTCCAAATTTCTAACGTACACGCCGGCACTGGCGCAAACAACGTTATTCCTGGTGAACTCGTTATCGACTTTAATTTCCGCTTCTCTACTGAAAGCAAGCCAGAGCAATTACGTGAGCGCCTAGAGAAGATCCTTCAGGATGCTGGTCTTGATTTTGAAATTGATTGGGTTCTGGGTGGCAGCCCATTTATTACCGGTGATGGCGACTTAGCCGGCGCATTACGCAAGGCCATCAAAGCAGAAACCAATATCGATACAGAGCTCTCCACCACTGGTGGAACAAGCGATGGACGCTTCATTGCCAAGATCTGTAAAGAAGTTGTGGAGTTTGGCCCTCTGAATGCCACCAGTCACAAGATCGATGAGTGTGTCATTGTGGATGACGTAGTGCCACTCAAAAATATCTATCGCAAGACCCTCGAGCAGTTAATCGCTTAA
- the dapD gene encoding 2,3,4,5-tetrahydropyridine-2,6-dicarboxylate N-succinyltransferase: MSQSPQNIIEQAWENRANLSPDSAPGDVRNAVNAVLEGLNAGTIRVAERRDVGKWEVNQWVKKAVLLSFRLEDNKPMSAGGYTQFYDKVPSKFENYTAADFAAGGFRVVPPAVARRGSFIGKNAVLMPSYVNIGAYVGEGTMVDTWATVGSCAQIGKNVHLSGGVGIGGVLEPIQAGPVIIEDNCFIGARSEVVEGVVIEENAVLSMGVYIGQSTKIYDRETGEVHYGRVPAGSVVVPGSLPSACGKYSLYAAIIVKKVDAQTRAKTAINELLRD, encoded by the coding sequence ATGAGCCAATCACCACAAAACATCATTGAACAAGCCTGGGAAAACCGCGCAAACCTCTCCCCAGATAGCGCCCCCGGGGATGTCCGTAATGCCGTAAATGCGGTCCTAGAAGGTCTGAATGCCGGCACTATCCGCGTGGCTGAGCGCCGCGACGTAGGCAAGTGGGAGGTTAATCAGTGGGTCAAGAAGGCTGTTTTGCTCTCTTTTCGTCTTGAAGACAATAAACCCATGAGCGCGGGTGGATATACCCAGTTCTATGACAAGGTTCCAAGCAAGTTTGAAAACTACACAGCGGCCGACTTTGCTGCTGGTGGCTTCCGGGTAGTACCGCCTGCCGTAGCGCGCCGCGGCTCATTTATCGGCAAAAATGCCGTTTTAATGCCCTCATACGTCAATATTGGCGCCTATGTAGGTGAAGGCACCATGGTTGATACCTGGGCAACTGTAGGTTCTTGCGCTCAAATTGGTAAAAACGTTCACCTTTCTGGTGGCGTTGGTATTGGCGGTGTTCTTGAGCCTATCCAAGCTGGCCCAGTCATTATTGAAGATAACTGCTTCATCGGCGCCCGCTCAGAAGTAGTTGAAGGTGTAGTTATCGAAGAAAACGCCGTTTTATCTATGGGCGTCTACATTGGTCAAAGCACCAAGATCTATGATCGTGAAACTGGTGAAGTGCACTACGGTCGCGTACCAGCAGGTTCTGTCGTAGTTCCAGGATCACTTCCATCTGCATGTGGCAAATACAGCTTGTATGCGGCAATCATCGTGAAGAAGGTTGATGCCCAAACACGAGCAAAGACTGCCATTAACGAATTACTTCGCGATTAA